GGCAACTAGCTCCTGAACCCGGTCGCCCTGTTGGCGCGCGGAATAGCGTAGTTTGCCGGCGCTATCATCGGTTGAGGTAACGGGGAGTGGCGTGTAGCGTTCGTTGGAGAGCAGCCCATCTACTTCCTTCAGCAAGCCTTCCGCCACCAGCTTCTCCGACTTCACAGAAGTGGGAGTAAAAGTGAGAACCTTCACGCCGCGCACGGCCGTCAGGGCTTGCGATATATCATTGTCGCCACCTAGCTTGCCCAGGCGACCTAGCAACAGTCGGGTCGTGAGGCCCGCCGACCAATCGGTGGTGCGGAAGCCCGGACGGTTCTGGTACTTATTGAAAAAGGCTGCAACAGTTTTAGCGGGTCGGCCGGGGCCGCCCGTGCGGCAGCTGGCCGCTAGTAGCGCCAGCAGTACAAACAGGGAGAGAAGACGAGATTTCATACGGAGGCAGAAAGCGTAAAAATAGAACTTGCTTTCTGTACGCAAGCGCGCGGCGGCTGTTTGGCTGCTTTCGTTAGTCGAAAGCAATTGTATTAAGGAAAAATACGTCGCGGTCTTGCCCGTGGGGTACCCGAACGTGTTGGTAGCCATACGCCAAGAAGCGGCTGCCGTACCAAGGTAGCAAGCCTTCCTGATTGGTATCAAGCGGCTTTTCTTTCGACTCAGGATTGGGGGAGGTAGCAAGGGTTACCGTCAGGTCGTTCGGCGAGGCTACCGAATGATCGATAATCTTGTAGTGAACTTCTTCGTCTTTGAGGTAAGCCATGACAAACTTGTTTCCGCCCGCCAGCGGCCGAATTCGGACGGTTTCTACCAAACTGGTTTGTCGTACATCTTTGAGCACGAAAGCATTGTCCCACAGCAACAAGCCATTGCGGTCGAAGCCGCACACGATAGCTTGGGAAGCTAGGTAGCTGTTCGAGGAATTATTCGACGAGTTGAGCGGATAATAGCTAGGTACATAGCCATTCGCGTAATATGGGCTGAAGCTACGGGCGTAGTAATTATTGAAGGCACTGGTGCTCTGCGAACTTGGGAAGTAAACCTCGCCCACCAGCACGTAGCCATCCTGATAAGGCTCTAGGTCGTGCATGAGCAGGTTGTAGTGGTGCCGCAGTTGCTTATCCAGTTCTTTCATGCGCTGGCCTCGCTCACGCACCCGAGCGGCACGGGCGGGCTGCATGAAGTCAAAAAAGTGCTTCAGGTTCATGAAATCGTAGAAGCGCAGTGATTTGCGAGAGCCAGTGGGCGTGGTGCCTGCCGAAAGGTCGGTGGCAAAAAGGCCTTGCGAATAGCGAGGGTCGCGCAGTGTATAAGTGCCGGCCAGCAAATTGGCGGCGCTATCGCCGGGGCTAATTTGAGCCGTGATAAGCCCTCGTTCGCTTTCCGCCTGCACAAACTCCGACTTCAGAAGCGTTCCGTCGGCGGCGAGCTGCTTCACCTGCAAACGCGTTTTCTGCCCGTTCGACTGACTCATGACAAACTTAGCCCGCTTCGTCACCGAATCGGCCAGGAAAGTGAACTGCGTGGGTAGCGTTTCGTAGACGGCCGGCAAAAACTGGTGCGTACCGGCCCGCAAGTTGAGCAGCATCACGGTAAGATGGTTTTCCACCATCGTTGTCACAAACAGATTGCCCCCGAGTGCTTTCGCCTCGTAAATCGTTCGGCTGATTTTGGTCTCGAAAGCGCCGGAGTGCAGCAAGCCATCGTGGGCGTCGAGGCTAGCTACCCACAGGTGGTCGGGCGTGTACTGCGATTGGAAGAGGGCGTACACCATCGAACCTTCGGTGCACAGCTGCACCACTTCGTATTCAGGGGCTACCTCCAGCGGTAGCGACCAAACGGGCTTTAGCTTGCGGTCGAACTTCTGAAAACTGATCTGACGATGCATGGCACCCGACTTTTCGTCGTTCACGAGCAGCACTACGCTGCTGTCTTCGGCCAGCGTCTGCACGTAGACGTCGCTGGC
This Hymenobacter sp. GOD-10R DNA region includes the following protein-coding sequences:
- a CDS encoding DUF4252 domain-containing protein, which produces MKSRLLSLFVLLALLAASCRTGGPGRPAKTVAAFFNKYQNRPGFRTTDWSAGLTTRLLLGRLGKLGGDNDISQALTAVRGVKVLTFTPTSVKSEKLVAEGLLKEVDGLLSNERYTPLPVTSTDDSAGKLRYSARQQGDRVQELVATGNVQGAPDSFMLVDVSGDFTKEQLNQLTKFLPTAVNQITK